The Gammaproteobacteria bacterium genome has a window encoding:
- the rho gene encoding transcription termination factor Rho: MNIIELKKKPAAELTSLAESLGIENVSRAKRQDIIFSILKTTARNREDIYSEGVLEILPDSFGFMRSSDYSYLAGPDDIYVSPSQIRRFELRTGDTITGKIRPPKESERYFALLKIETINMEPPEQTRNKVLFENLTPLHADDRLRLERGNGSSEDITARIIDIVSPIGKGQRGLIVSPPKAGKTIMLQNIAQSIAANHPDVYLMVLLIDERPEEVTEMQRMVRGEVISSTFDEPAHRHVQVANMAIEKAKRLVEHKLDVVILLDSITRLARAHNTVAPSSGKVLTGGVDANALHRPKRFFGAARNVDSTGSLTILATALIDTGSKMDEVIYEEFKGTGNMEMHLDRRIAERRIYPAINIKRSGTRREELLIDPDELQKIWILRKFLNSMDDAEAVEFLLTRMKATKTNDAFFEAMKG; encoded by the coding sequence ATGAACATCATTGAATTGAAGAAAAAGCCCGCCGCCGAACTGACCTCGCTGGCCGAGTCGCTCGGCATCGAGAATGTGTCGCGCGCCAAGCGCCAGGACATCATCTTCTCCATCCTGAAGACGACGGCGAGAAACCGCGAGGACATCTACAGCGAGGGCGTGCTCGAGATTCTGCCCGACAGTTTCGGTTTTATGCGCTCTTCCGACTACTCCTACCTCGCCGGGCCGGACGACATCTATGTGTCGCCGAGCCAGATACGCCGCTTTGAACTTCGCACCGGCGACACCATCACCGGCAAGATACGCCCGCCGAAGGAAAGCGAGCGCTACTTCGCGCTGCTGAAGATAGAGACCATCAACATGGAGCCGCCGGAGCAGACGCGCAACAAGGTGCTGTTTGAGAACCTGACGCCGCTGCACGCCGACGACCGCCTGCGGCTTGAGCGCGGCAACGGCAGTTCCGAGGACATCACCGCGCGCATCATTGACATCGTGTCGCCCATCGGCAAGGGGCAGCGCGGCCTGATTGTGTCGCCGCCGAAGGCCGGCAAGACCATCATGCTGCAAAACATCGCGCAGAGCATCGCCGCCAACCACCCGGATGTCTATCTGATGGTGCTGCTGATTGACGAGCGCCCCGAGGAGGTCACCGAAATGCAGCGCATGGTGCGCGGCGAGGTCATCTCCAGCACCTTCGACGAACCGGCGCACCGCCATGTGCAGGTCGCCAACATGGCCATCGAGAAGGCCAAGCGGCTGGTGGAGCACAAACTGGATGTCGTCATCCTGCTTGATTCAATCACGCGCCTGGCGCGCGCCCACAACACCGTGGCGCCGTCGTCGGGCAAGGTGCTGACCGGCGGCGTGGACGCCAACGCGCTGCACCGCCCGAAGCGCTTCTTCGGCGCCGCGCGCAATGTGGACAGCACCGGCAGCCTGACGATACTGGCGACGGCGCTGATTGACACCGGATCAAAGATGGACGAGGTCATCTACGAGGAATTCAAGGGCACCGGCAACATGGAAATGCACCTCGACCGCCGCATCGCCGAGCGCCGCATCTACCCCGCCATCAACATCAAGCGCTCCGGCACGCGCCGCGAGGAACTGCTGATTGACCCGGACGAACTGCAGAAAATCTGGATACTGCGGAAATTCCTGAACTCGATGGACGACGCCGAGGCGGTGGAATTCCTGCTGACCCGAATGAAGGCGACCAAGACCAACGACGCATTCTTCGAGGCGATGAAAGGCTGA
- the purD gene encoding phosphoribosylamine--glycine ligase, with amino-acid sequence MDVLIVGGGGREHAMAWKIARGAQAGTVYVAPGNAGTALEDGVANVAIADDDIEQLCAFAHERGVGLTVVGPEAPLAQGIVDRFRERGLAIFGPTRAAAQLESSKVFCKDFMQRHGIPTAAWRSFSDARAAQAFLRECPLPVVVKADGLAAGKGVVVAHERAEAERAAREMLSGDRFGDAGRRIVIEDFLEGEEASFICLCDGRSLAPLAASQDHKARDDGDAGPNTGGMGAYSPAPVVTGEVRERVMREIMRPVVAGLAADGIEFTGFLYAGLMVDAQGGARVLEFNCRLGDPETQPLLMRLRTDLLELCLAAVHRRLDGAVVEWDERTALGVVLASGGYPGACDTGHVIEGLDSVSEGDAKVFHAGARLDGGVVRTSGGRVLCVTSLGGDVAEARERAYRACERIRWPRRFFRTDIGHRAV; translated from the coding sequence ATGGATGTACTGATTGTCGGCGGCGGCGGGCGCGAGCACGCGATGGCGTGGAAGATTGCGCGCGGCGCGCAGGCGGGCACCGTCTATGTCGCGCCGGGCAATGCCGGCACGGCGCTGGAGGACGGCGTCGCCAATGTCGCAATCGCCGACGACGACATTGAGCAACTGTGCGCGTTCGCGCACGAGCGCGGCGTCGGCCTGACGGTGGTCGGCCCGGAGGCGCCGCTGGCGCAGGGCATTGTGGATCGCTTTCGCGAGCGCGGCCTGGCGATTTTCGGGCCGACGCGCGCCGCCGCGCAACTGGAATCTTCCAAGGTTTTCTGCAAGGACTTCATGCAGCGCCACGGCATTCCGACGGCGGCGTGGCGCAGTTTCAGCGACGCGCGCGCGGCGCAGGCGTTTTTGCGCGAATGCCCGCTGCCGGTGGTCGTCAAGGCCGACGGCCTCGCCGCCGGCAAGGGCGTTGTCGTCGCGCATGAGCGCGCCGAGGCCGAACGCGCGGCGCGGGAGATGCTGTCCGGCGACCGTTTCGGCGACGCCGGGCGGCGCATCGTCATCGAGGATTTTCTCGAGGGCGAGGAGGCGAGTTTCATCTGCCTTTGCGACGGGCGCTCGCTGGCGCCGCTGGCGGCGTCGCAGGACCACAAGGCGCGCGACGACGGCGACGCCGGGCCGAACACCGGCGGCATGGGCGCGTATTCGCCGGCGCCGGTCGTCACCGGCGAGGTGCGCGAGCGGGTGATGCGCGAGATCATGCGCCCGGTCGTCGCCGGCCTCGCCGCCGACGGCATCGAGTTCACCGGCTTTCTGTACGCCGGGCTGATGGTGGACGCACAAGGCGGCGCGCGCGTGCTGGAGTTCAACTGCCGCCTCGGCGACCCGGAAACCCAGCCGCTGCTGATGCGCCTGCGAACGGATTTGCTGGAATTGTGCCTCGCCGCCGTCCACCGGCGACTGGACGGCGCCGTCGTTGAATGGGACGAACGCACCGCGCTCGGCGTCGTGCTTGCGAGCGGCGGCTACCCCGGCGCCTGCGACACCGGGCATGTCATCGAGGGATTGGACAGTGTTTCAGAAGGCGACGCCAAGGTCTTTCACGCCGGCGCCCGGCTTGACGGCGGCGTTGTCAGAACCAGCGGCGGGCGCGTGTTGTGCGTTACCTCGCTCGGCGGCGATGTTGCCGAGGCCCGCGAGCGCGCCTACCGCGCCTGCGAGCGCATCCGCTGGCCGCGGCGGTTTTTTCGCACCGACATCGGCCACCGCGCGGTGTAG
- the purH gene encoding bifunctional phosphoribosylaminoimidazolecarboxamide formyltransferase/IMP cyclohydrolase: MSAARSRPPPVARALLSVSDKTGVVAFARGLQAAGVKILSTGGTARALREGGVEVRDVSAYTGFPEIMGGRVKTLHPRIHGGLLARRGEDDAVMREHGIAGIDLLAVNLYPFERTVARGARLAEAVENIDIGGPAMVRAAAKNHRFVTVVTNPADYDEVLGLIRADGGVGDTRRLELAAAAFSHIAAYDRAVAAWLARRRATMPKTADAAPQTADTAPQAMDTVSQTPDAAPQIPDAAPQTPDTASQTPDAAPSPDNLPQAWGGWPQAARLRYGENPHQIAALYSGGGGLAGARQLQGKKLSFNNYLDADAAVRAVREFADRPACVIVKHANPCGAACADSLAEAWRRARQTDPQSAFGGIVAFNRALDANTARAMTEQFVEVVVAPQVAPDALSVLAAKPALRVLAHQAMFSDDDGLDARAVAGGVLVQQADTRRVGAADLKTVTRRKPNEREIADLLFAWRVVKHVRSNAIVLAADGRTSGIGAGQMSRVDSVRLAVDKAARAGCALAGAAMASDAFFPFEDGVVAAHEAGVGAVIQPGGSVNDRKVIAAADERGMTMVFTGVRHFRH, from the coding sequence GTGAGCGCGGCGCGCAGCCGCCCGCCGCCGGTGGCGCGCGCGCTGCTGAGCGTGTCGGACAAGACCGGCGTTGTCGCCTTCGCCCGCGGCCTGCAAGCCGCCGGCGTCAAGATTCTGTCCACCGGCGGCACCGCGCGCGCGCTGCGCGAAGGCGGCGTTGAGGTGCGCGATGTGTCCGCTTACACCGGTTTTCCGGAAATCATGGGCGGGCGCGTCAAGACGCTGCACCCGCGCATTCACGGCGGCCTGCTGGCGCGCCGCGGCGAGGACGACGCGGTGATGCGCGAACACGGCATCGCCGGCATTGATCTGCTGGCCGTCAATCTGTATCCGTTTGAGCGCACCGTCGCGCGCGGCGCGCGCCTCGCCGAGGCGGTCGAGAACATTGACATCGGCGGGCCTGCGATGGTGCGGGCGGCGGCGAAGAACCACCGTTTTGTGACGGTCGTCACCAACCCGGCGGACTACGACGAGGTGCTCGGCCTGATTCGCGCCGACGGCGGCGTCGGCGACACCCGCCGCCTGGAACTGGCGGCGGCGGCGTTCAGCCACATTGCGGCCTACGACCGCGCCGTCGCCGCATGGCTTGCCAGGCGCCGCGCGACAATGCCGAAGACGGCGGACGCTGCGCCGCAAACGGCAGACACCGCACCGCAGGCAATGGACACCGTATCGCAGACGCCGGACGCTGCACCGCAAATACCGGATGCCGCACCGCAAACGCCGGACACTGCATCGCAGACACCGGACGCCGCGCCGTCGCCGGACAATCTGCCGCAGGCCTGGGGCGGCTGGCCGCAGGCCGCGCGGCTGCGTTACGGCGAAAACCCCCATCAAATCGCCGCGCTGTACAGCGGCGGCGGCGGCCTCGCCGGCGCCAGGCAGTTGCAGGGCAAGAAACTGTCGTTCAACAACTATCTCGACGCCGACGCCGCCGTCCGCGCGGTGCGCGAGTTTGCCGACCGGCCCGCGTGCGTCATTGTCAAGCACGCCAACCCGTGCGGCGCGGCCTGCGCCGACAGTCTCGCCGAAGCCTGGCGGCGCGCGCGGCAGACCGACCCGCAGTCGGCGTTCGGCGGCATCGTCGCCTTCAACCGCGCGCTTGACGCCAACACCGCGCGCGCGATGACGGAGCAGTTTGTCGAGGTCGTCGTCGCCCCGCAGGTCGCGCCCGACGCCTTGTCCGTGCTGGCCGCCAAACCGGCGCTGCGCGTGCTGGCGCACCAAGCCATGTTCAGCGACGACGACGGCCTTGATGCGCGCGCCGTCGCCGGCGGCGTGCTGGTGCAGCAGGCCGACACGCGCCGCGTCGGCGCCGCCGACCTGAAGACGGTGACGCGCCGCAAGCCAAACGAACGGGAAATTGCCGACCTGCTGTTTGCGTGGCGCGTCGTCAAGCATGTCCGCTCCAACGCGATTGTGCTGGCCGCGGACGGGCGCACATCGGGCATCGGCGCCGGCCAGATGAGCCGCGTGGATTCGGTGCGCCTTGCGGTGGACAAGGCCGCGCGCGCGGGCTGCGCGCTGGCCGGCGCGGCGATGGCGTCGGACGCCTTCTTTCCGTTTGAAGACGGCGTTGTCGCCGCGCACGAGGCCGGCGTCGGCGCCGTCATTCAGCCGGGCGGCTCGGTCAACGACCGCAAGGTCATCGCCGCCGCCGACGAGCGCGGCATGACGATGGTGTTCACCGGCGTGCGCCATTTCAGGCACTGA
- a CDS encoding LysR substrate-binding domain-containing protein, whose amino-acid sequence MTRQPTLRQLALLVSLHTHQHFGKAARASFVSQSTFSLAIKELESQLGATLVDRTSRKVLFTSFGKEVVEQARVVLRETDRLVEIAGRGKEPFTGRLRLGVIPTIAPFVLPAILPDVRRRWPKLELSIREDLTRRLHDELLAGQLDLILIALPFDLKGTDTLTLFKDRFLLAYRKGTKLFDPEHYDEKTLPDNSILLLEDGHCLRNQALSACSVRHIEKISPYSASSLYTLVQMVNNDLGITFVPELAHATGLLARTHVETMEMPRSAYREIGFAWLKGTVRAGEYRTFSKLFGKLGAGAG is encoded by the coding sequence ATGACAAGACAACCGACGCTGCGCCAACTGGCCCTTCTGGTGTCGCTGCACACCCACCAGCATTTTGGCAAGGCGGCGCGCGCCAGTTTTGTGTCGCAGTCCACATTCAGCCTCGCCATCAAGGAACTGGAATCGCAGTTGGGCGCGACGCTGGTGGACCGCACCAGCCGCAAGGTGCTGTTCACCTCGTTCGGCAAGGAGGTCGTCGAGCAGGCGCGCGTGGTGCTGCGCGAGACCGACCGCCTGGTTGAAATCGCGGGCCGCGGCAAGGAGCCGTTCACCGGGCGCCTGCGCCTCGGCGTTATTCCGACGATCGCGCCGTTCGTGCTGCCGGCCATCCTGCCGGATGTCCGCCGCCGCTGGCCGAAACTGGAACTCTCCATCCGCGAGGACCTGACGCGGCGCCTGCACGATGAACTGCTTGCGGGGCAACTGGACCTGATTCTGATCGCGCTGCCGTTCGACCTGAAGGGCACCGACACGCTGACGCTGTTCAAGGACCGCTTTCTGCTCGCCTACCGCAAGGGCACGAAGTTGTTCGACCCGGAGCACTACGACGAAAAGACGCTGCCGGACAACAGCATCCTGCTGCTCGAGGACGGCCATTGCCTTCGCAACCAGGCGCTTTCGGCGTGCAGCGTCCGGCACATTGAAAAGATCAGCCCGTACAGCGCGAGCAGCCTCTACACGCTGGTGCAGATGGTCAACAACGACCTCGGCATCACCTTCGTGCCGGAACTGGCGCACGCCACCGGGCTGCTGGCGCGCACCCATGTCGAGACGATGGAAATGCCGCGCAGCGCCTACCGCGAGATCGGTTTCGCATGGCTCAAGGGCACGGTGCGCGCCGGCGAGTACCGCACTTTCAGCAAACTGTTCGGCAAACTCGGCGCGGGGGCCGGGTGA